A genome region from Nicotiana tabacum cultivar K326 chromosome 13, ASM71507v2, whole genome shotgun sequence includes the following:
- the LOC107830973 gene encoding uncharacterized protein LOC107830973 yields MGNGCYSLCPSKSLTINLIFHDGTTRIVAGKRLAGEIMFEFPDCMVCHAHSFFIGQPIPVLAIDDKLRNGDAYFVLPLDYFTNKVLSASSLASLGSNNTNKRAPVNFKNPAFEYVKGSNGRVLIKVAPEFMIKLLQRGNEDGDENCDGNFILCTTPELKKQYEQLVGPKGQIWSPKLETISEYKTRYSPCKLIGLEWKQKE; encoded by the coding sequence ATGGGCAACGGCTGCTACTCTCTTTGTCCTTCAAAATCATTAACAATTAATCTCATATTTCACGATGGAACGACAAGGATCGTCGCCGGAAAAAGACTGGCCGGAGAGATAATGTTCGAGTTTCCAGACTGCATGGTTTGTCATGCACATTCATTCTTCATCGGACAACCTATTCCTGTCTTAGCCATTGATGATAAGTTAAGGAATGGCGACGCTTACTTTGTTCTTCCACTCGATTACTTCACAAACAAAGTGCTTTCGGCTTCTTCTCTTGCTTCCTTAGGTTCTAATAACACTAATAAAAGAGCTCCAGTTAATTTCAAGAATCCTGCTTTTGAATATGTTAAGGGTTCCAATggtagggttttgataaaagttgCACCAGAGTTTATGATAAAATTACTTCAACGTGGAAATGAGGATGGAGATGAGAATTGTGATggtaattttattttatgtaccacACCGGAGTTGAAGAAGCAATATGAGCAATTGGTTGGGCCAAAAGGGCAAATATGGTCTCCTAAGTTAGAGACTATTTCTGAATATAAGACTAGGTATTCACCTTGCAAGTTGATAGGCTTGGAATGGAAACAGAAAGAATAG